From the Oleiphilus messinensis genome, one window contains:
- a CDS encoding Hcp family type VI secretion system effector — protein sequence MAIFLEWDGGSIKGNVTAEGYTDWIKLENLQFGVGRGITMEAGNMSNREATRPNMSEVSVSKVMDGASSGLFQEALVGSDGKKVVITVVKTGADKVEEYVKYELEDAIISSYSMSAGDSGPPFENLAISYSQLTMAYTAADKKNTAGNQGIVGYSLTAGKKV from the coding sequence ATGGCTATTTTCTTAGAATGGGACGGCGGATCAATCAAAGGTAACGTAACAGCTGAAGGCTACACTGACTGGATAAAGCTGGAAAACCTGCAATTTGGTGTGGGTCGTGGGATCACCATGGAAGCCGGCAACATGTCAAACCGTGAAGCGACACGCCCGAATATGAGCGAAGTTTCGGTCAGCAAAGTAATGGATGGCGCTTCATCCGGTCTGTTCCAGGAAGCTTTGGTGGGCTCAGACGGTAAAAAAGTTGTCATTACCGTAGTGAAAACCGGCGCAGATAAAGTAGAAGAGTATGTTAAATACGAACTGGAAGATGCCATCATCAGCTCTTACAGCATGTCTGCTGGCGATTCTGGCCCTCCATTCGAAAACCTGGCAATTAGCTACTCCCAGCTGACTATGGCGTACACAGCAGCAGACAAGAAAAATACCGCTGGCAACCAAGGCATTGTTGGATACAGCCTTACAGCAGGTAAGAAAGTATAA
- a CDS encoding LysR family transcriptional regulator produces MKNQELTLLYIFDAIMTEGSITRAADRLAMTQPAVSNAVSRMRQVWNDPLFVKKGRLIEPTSFARSLWDQVRDPMHDLSHAVSSSHFDPIDSKRKFRIAVADVMVELIWQPLACQLEKLAPGVDLHAVPYTAESAYEQLREAHVDLAIGKLNGHDHSLRSIWLFDGEYVLAMGAHHPLAGKQISLEQFTGERHLLVSLSGHPSGIIDQVLQQQGLKRRVAVTVNHFPAVPNLLRNSNMIAVLPKFAVGNPAFDESIWLTDVPLELDPISVYLFWHTRHDRDPGLIWMRQLVEQITKDRWSLCKHCTADATQLYRRCDT; encoded by the coding sequence ATGAAGAACCAGGAACTCACACTGCTGTATATTTTTGATGCCATTATGACTGAAGGCTCGATTACCCGAGCTGCAGATCGATTGGCCATGACTCAGCCTGCCGTCTCCAATGCGGTCTCCAGAATGAGGCAAGTATGGAATGACCCGCTTTTCGTCAAGAAAGGTCGTTTGATAGAACCCACTTCATTTGCCCGGAGCCTCTGGGATCAGGTACGTGATCCGATGCATGACCTTTCTCATGCCGTGAGTTCCAGTCATTTCGATCCAATTGACTCTAAACGCAAGTTTCGCATCGCTGTAGCAGACGTTATGGTCGAGCTGATTTGGCAACCTCTTGCTTGCCAATTGGAGAAGCTGGCACCGGGTGTTGATTTGCATGCGGTGCCCTATACGGCAGAATCCGCCTACGAACAACTAAGGGAAGCCCATGTCGATCTGGCCATCGGGAAACTTAACGGACATGATCACAGCTTACGCAGTATTTGGTTGTTTGATGGTGAGTATGTGCTCGCCATGGGCGCCCACCACCCACTTGCGGGGAAACAAATCTCACTTGAGCAATTTACCGGAGAGCGGCATTTACTGGTCTCCCTTTCCGGGCACCCTTCCGGCATTATCGACCAAGTGCTCCAGCAACAAGGATTGAAACGGCGCGTTGCCGTTACCGTAAACCACTTCCCCGCAGTACCCAATCTACTCCGAAACAGTAATATGATTGCCGTACTCCCGAAGTTTGCAGTGGGTAATCCGGCATTCGATGAAAGCATCTGGCTCACAGATGTTCCTTTGGAACTCGACCCCATTAGCGTCTATCTGTTCTGGCATACGCGCCATGATCGTGACCCGGGTTTAATCTGGATGCGGCAGCTTGTTGAGCAGATTACCAAAGATCGGTGGTCTCTTTGTAAACACTGTACCGCAGATGCGACACAACTGTACCGCAGATGCGACACATAA
- the trxA gene encoding thioredoxin yields the protein MIESIAQTTTAIQHVTEAEFADIVKSSQSPVLVDFWAEWCGPCHAIAPILEDLADQFADDIKVVKINVDENQEIAAELGIRSIPTLKIFKNGEAVASHSGVAAKSHLAEFIRKTL from the coding sequence ATGATAGAATCCATTGCACAAACAACTACAGCAATCCAACATGTGACGGAAGCCGAATTTGCTGATATTGTGAAGTCGTCACAATCTCCAGTATTGGTTGACTTCTGGGCAGAGTGGTGTGGACCGTGCCATGCGATCGCGCCGATTCTGGAAGATTTAGCGGATCAATTTGCAGATGATATCAAGGTCGTGAAAATTAATGTCGATGAAAATCAGGAGATCGCGGCTGAACTCGGCATTCGTAGCATTCCAACCCTTAAAATATTCAAAAATGGCGAAGCAGTGGCCAGTCACAGTGGTGTTGCAGCTAAATCCCACCTGGCCGAGTTTATTCGTAAGACGCTGTAG
- a CDS encoding hybrid sensor histidine kinase/response regulator: MTISPAPYGYLIGFLLLTIMLNTLGNAAYGFTDPPPNKPLVRAHEQQRAQVAKTRDIQPLKLNDKIQQYSVDLSVRYIKDPELEMTVKDVIKLKDEQFKQNLKGPLNLGFSDAAIWTKTTLVYTGEQPESRFLIEVDSTLIDHVEFYLASGGKVLSRDYSGYNTAFTSRPIGYPSQLFPFTLQQGETVDLYLRMESINSMHIPIRIFTPIGLAQHISEVQTFHGIFIGGVVIMLAYNLLMFLADRNRAYFYYVFYILFYLVFVTTERVHGLQLFGGIPIFLHKKYLAIYIWCSWLGAFSMGRHFMNAATYMPELDRVLRVAIHATLVSIFISYFVHPAEAIQWAVIGTAVGTGFIAYFSYTAMSRDIPGAHPYFWAWAVNFTGVGIYTLTIMGELPFNTFTEHTPQLGIICHLILMSFALAERIKKAQQQVILANASAMGHLKRYQDLLDNVAEGIFQISLSGRFIAANPAMVSLLGYRSADDLLTHSDDAILTCFEDPRIQRKVKRSLECGDSIQGLEAQLRTRNGTLRWAESTIRVILDEDGRPAHYEGLIVDVTEKVEQEKSERDHKEDRLLRQIAENSAQAKSQFLANMSHEIRTPLTAIIGYGEALLDESSSKQNRTDASNTIVHSGYHLLELINDILDYSKVEAGKLELEPLPVSVPEIIADVLQKMAPTMRANGLSFEVIYDTDLPEFIQTDPTRLRQMLLKICKYSAELTEKGTIQLRFGCSKEQQLLHCKVRDTGQGFTPEQLNSLIDHFTQVSPVVAREFGSIRLAMSLVHRLAEMLGGALTINSTRYEGSTYSLDIATGALIDTRWLSEDALPAVPELPKVAKPALDIEENVQFNGTILVAEDNPANQALMRLVLKRFGVTVDFAENGQIAVKKALRQHPDVILMDHHMPVMSGPEAINELRQRGYKGTIISFTASDAPDELAMLEQAGSNGILAKPIIHDELVCLLTQYLTPQNITT, encoded by the coding sequence ATGACAATCAGCCCGGCGCCATACGGGTATTTGATCGGTTTCCTGTTGCTAACAATAATGCTCAATACATTAGGTAACGCTGCCTACGGGTTTACTGATCCGCCCCCCAACAAACCCCTGGTCAGAGCTCACGAACAGCAGCGAGCGCAAGTCGCCAAGACACGCGATATTCAGCCCCTTAAACTAAATGATAAAATTCAACAATACAGTGTTGACTTATCAGTTCGCTATATCAAAGACCCTGAACTTGAAATGACGGTGAAAGATGTTATCAAGCTCAAGGATGAACAATTCAAACAAAATCTCAAAGGTCCATTAAATCTGGGATTTTCAGATGCAGCGATCTGGACTAAAACCACCTTGGTTTACACTGGAGAACAACCGGAATCGCGATTTTTGATTGAGGTGGATTCAACGTTAATCGACCACGTCGAGTTTTATCTGGCATCTGGTGGAAAGGTTCTCAGTCGGGACTACAGTGGCTATAACACTGCTTTCACCAGTCGTCCCATTGGCTATCCAAGTCAACTATTTCCGTTTACCCTGCAACAGGGAGAGACTGTTGACCTGTATCTGCGAATGGAAAGCATCAATTCAATGCACATCCCAATCCGGATCTTCACTCCCATCGGGCTGGCGCAACACATTAGCGAGGTTCAGACTTTTCACGGGATATTCATTGGCGGCGTGGTGATCATGCTCGCTTATAATCTCTTGATGTTCTTAGCGGATCGAAACCGGGCATATTTTTACTATGTCTTTTACATCCTGTTTTATCTGGTATTTGTAACCACTGAACGGGTTCACGGCTTACAACTATTCGGTGGCATTCCGATTTTCCTGCATAAAAAATATTTAGCCATCTATATCTGGTGTTCCTGGCTGGGCGCGTTCAGCATGGGCCGCCATTTTATGAATGCCGCCACGTATATGCCAGAACTGGATCGCGTACTTCGTGTTGCGATCCATGCGACATTAGTTTCAATTTTCATATCCTATTTTGTCCATCCTGCAGAGGCCATTCAATGGGCGGTCATCGGCACAGCTGTGGGTACTGGTTTTATTGCTTACTTCAGCTATACCGCCATGTCGCGAGATATTCCCGGTGCCCATCCGTATTTTTGGGCATGGGCTGTCAATTTCACGGGTGTGGGAATTTACACGCTGACAATCATGGGCGAACTGCCATTTAACACGTTCACCGAACACACACCTCAACTCGGTATAATCTGCCACTTAATCCTGATGTCTTTCGCTTTGGCAGAACGGATCAAAAAGGCGCAGCAACAAGTTATCCTGGCCAATGCCAGTGCCATGGGGCACTTAAAGCGTTATCAAGACCTTTTAGACAATGTCGCAGAGGGCATCTTCCAGATATCATTAAGCGGCCGATTCATTGCTGCGAACCCGGCGATGGTATCGTTACTGGGTTATCGTTCTGCAGATGATTTACTGACCCACTCCGACGACGCAATTCTGACCTGCTTCGAAGACCCAAGAATTCAACGAAAAGTGAAACGGAGTCTGGAATGCGGAGATTCAATTCAAGGCCTGGAAGCCCAACTACGGACCCGTAACGGAACGCTACGTTGGGCAGAATCAACAATTCGAGTGATACTCGACGAGGACGGTCGACCAGCACACTATGAAGGTTTAATTGTCGACGTGACGGAGAAAGTAGAACAGGAAAAGTCGGAACGCGACCACAAGGAAGACCGACTCCTGAGGCAAATTGCAGAAAACTCAGCCCAAGCCAAAAGTCAGTTTCTGGCCAATATGAGCCACGAAATCCGAACGCCGTTGACTGCCATTATTGGCTATGGTGAGGCGCTACTTGATGAGTCATCTTCAAAGCAAAACCGAACCGACGCATCCAACACCATTGTCCACAGCGGTTACCACTTGCTGGAGCTAATAAACGACATTCTCGATTACTCTAAAGTTGAAGCGGGAAAACTTGAGCTTGAGCCACTCCCCGTATCTGTACCCGAAATTATTGCGGATGTTTTGCAAAAAATGGCCCCCACCATGCGTGCTAACGGGCTGTCGTTCGAGGTCATCTATGACACAGATTTGCCCGAGTTTATTCAAACAGATCCAACCCGGCTTAGACAAATGCTGCTCAAGATCTGTAAGTATTCCGCAGAATTAACCGAAAAGGGAACCATACAACTCAGATTTGGCTGCAGCAAAGAACAACAACTGTTGCACTGCAAAGTCCGCGATACCGGTCAAGGCTTCACGCCAGAGCAACTCAACAGCCTCATTGACCACTTTACCCAGGTGTCTCCTGTTGTTGCCCGCGAGTTTGGCAGTATCCGGCTGGCAATGTCATTGGTCCATCGGCTGGCAGAAATGCTTGGTGGCGCCCTGACTATTAACAGCACCCGGTATGAGGGAAGCACTTATTCTCTGGATATCGCAACTGGAGCACTCATTGACACGCGTTGGCTTTCTGAAGATGCATTGCCAGCCGTTCCGGAATTGCCTAAAGTAGCCAAACCCGCGTTGGATATCGAAGAGAACGTCCAATTCAATGGCACTATACTGGTTGCAGAAGACAACCCCGCCAACCAAGCGCTAATGCGATTAGTACTAAAACGTTTCGGCGTAACGGTTGACTTTGCAGAAAACGGCCAAATTGCAGTGAAAAAAGCATTGCGTCAGCACCCTGACGTTATCTTGATGGATCACCATATGCCAGTTATGAGCGGTCCAGAGGCGATCAATGAATTACGTCAGCGCGGCTATAAAGGCACCATCATTTCATTCACAGCGAGCGATGCGCCTGATGAGCTTGCAATGCTGGAACAAGCTGGCAGTAATGGCATTCTGGCCAAGCCCATCATTCACGATGAGCTTGTCTGCCTGCTCACACAATATCTAACACCGCAAAATATCACGACTTAA
- a CDS encoding class II aldolase/adducin family protein gives MNTPEKSIKHSVSPEEWQTRVNLAACYRLIAKHGWDDLIFTHISARVPGPEEHFLINAYGMLFEEITASSLVKVDLHGNIVQDTGYPVNPAGFTIHSAIHEARADAGCVLHTHTRAGIAVSTQEDGLLPLSQISMLPCSSLAYHEYEGIALNGEEKPRLVADLGTNNFMILRNHGLLTVGQSIPEAFLFMYALETACQTQVMAQSTQQSLRLIDPRIVAGVKAQVQLVTKGMGGDLAWPALLRKLDRLDPSYKD, from the coding sequence TTGAACACGCCAGAAAAATCAATCAAACACAGCGTATCCCCCGAAGAATGGCAGACCCGGGTAAACCTTGCAGCTTGTTATCGCCTGATTGCCAAACATGGCTGGGATGATTTGATTTTCACGCACATCTCTGCCCGTGTGCCCGGGCCAGAAGAACACTTTCTGATAAACGCCTATGGCATGCTCTTTGAAGAAATTACTGCCAGTTCGCTGGTCAAAGTCGATCTGCATGGCAATATCGTTCAAGATACGGGATATCCGGTCAATCCTGCCGGATTCACCATACACAGTGCCATTCATGAAGCTCGGGCTGACGCAGGATGTGTCTTGCATACCCACACACGTGCAGGCATCGCCGTATCTACACAAGAGGATGGTCTGCTCCCCTTGTCGCAAATATCCATGTTGCCCTGCTCCTCGCTGGCCTATCACGAGTATGAAGGTATAGCGCTCAATGGAGAGGAAAAACCACGCCTGGTAGCAGACCTCGGCACAAACAATTTTATGATTCTGAGAAATCATGGCCTGCTTACGGTTGGCCAGTCTATCCCGGAAGCATTTTTATTTATGTACGCGCTAGAAACGGCCTGTCAAACCCAGGTGATGGCGCAGTCTACCCAACAGTCGCTTCGTCTGATTGATCCCCGGATTGTGGCCGGGGTAAAAGCCCAGGTCCAACTTGTTACCAAGGGTATGGGAGGTGATCTCGCATGGCCTGCATTACTTCGCAAGCTGGATCGCCTGGATCCGTCCTACAAAGATTAA
- a CDS encoding TetR/AcrR family transcriptional regulator, whose amino-acid sequence MKNRKQQIVELGLSLLQTRGFESFSYQDLARELGITKASIHHHFPKKADLGVALCEAIQIWHEQQFALINSHPGKVIDKLDLYIKGNLRFASGENKICPLSSLQADVTALPDTMRIALKRMDDHELDFIAELLEQGKESGEFRFPGATRSQAMLFVLACKGALQYSRVHGEQIFDDTMAQMRAQLIG is encoded by the coding sequence ATGAAAAATCGTAAACAACAGATTGTTGAACTGGGTCTTTCCTTGCTTCAGACGCGGGGCTTTGAGAGCTTTAGCTATCAAGATCTAGCCCGCGAGCTGGGTATTACCAAAGCCAGCATTCACCATCACTTCCCCAAGAAAGCAGACTTGGGTGTAGCTTTGTGCGAGGCGATCCAGATCTGGCATGAGCAACAGTTTGCACTCATCAATAGTCATCCGGGTAAAGTGATCGATAAGCTCGACCTGTATATTAAAGGTAATTTGAGGTTTGCGAGTGGTGAAAACAAAATTTGCCCACTGAGCAGTCTACAAGCCGATGTTACCGCGTTACCCGATACCATGCGAATAGCCCTTAAACGCATGGACGACCATGAGCTGGATTTCATTGCCGAACTTCTGGAGCAGGGCAAGGAGTCTGGTGAATTCAGATTTCCGGGCGCTACTCGCAGTCAGGCTATGTTGTTCGTATTGGCCTGTAAAGGAGCCTTGCAGTATTCACGAGTCCATGGCGAACAAATTTTTGATGATACGATGGCGCAGATGCGCGCGCAGTTGATCGGCTAA
- a CDS encoding NADH:flavin oxidoreductase — protein sequence MSTTESLFKPFKSGPLELKNRIVMAPMTRTYSPGNIPNDLVVDYYRRRAEGGVGLIITEGTCVGHKAATGYPNVPFMSGEKALEGWKKVVDAVHAGGGKIAPQLWHVGGVRKPGVEGDTPGFSPSGMAKPGKVTGHEMTKADIQDVIEAFAQAARDAKEVGFDAVEIHGAHGYLIDQFFWSGTNERSDEYGGDLAARSRFAIELIQSVRAAVGPEFPIILRWSQWKQQDYSARLVETPEALSDFIQPLSDAGVDIFHCSTRRFWEPEFEGSDLNLAGWVRKITGKPAITVGSVGLNSDFLPEPGTQNFKNAEPASLDNLVYRMDNGEFDLVAVGRALIANPDWVNKIKADQSQDLIAYESDMLKQLI from the coding sequence ATGAGTACCACCGAGAGTTTATTCAAACCGTTTAAATCGGGACCACTGGAATTGAAAAACCGAATCGTTATGGCGCCAATGACCCGTACGTATTCACCAGGCAATATACCGAATGATTTGGTTGTTGATTATTACCGCCGTCGAGCCGAGGGCGGGGTTGGCTTGATTATCACTGAAGGAACCTGTGTAGGGCATAAAGCGGCGACGGGCTACCCCAACGTTCCATTTATGTCCGGGGAAAAAGCGCTTGAGGGGTGGAAAAAAGTGGTGGATGCCGTGCATGCTGGCGGAGGTAAAATCGCACCGCAGTTGTGGCATGTCGGTGGTGTGCGCAAGCCAGGGGTCGAAGGTGATACACCCGGTTTCAGTCCCTCGGGTATGGCTAAACCCGGCAAGGTAACAGGCCATGAAATGACGAAAGCTGATATTCAGGACGTGATTGAAGCCTTTGCCCAGGCGGCACGGGATGCTAAAGAGGTTGGTTTTGACGCGGTTGAAATCCATGGTGCCCATGGTTATCTGATTGATCAGTTTTTCTGGTCAGGCACAAACGAGCGTTCCGATGAATATGGCGGAGATCTAGCGGCTCGATCTCGGTTTGCGATTGAGTTGATCCAGTCTGTTCGTGCGGCAGTGGGCCCGGAGTTTCCAATTATATTACGCTGGTCTCAGTGGAAGCAGCAAGATTATTCAGCTCGCCTGGTTGAAACTCCGGAAGCTTTATCGGATTTCATTCAACCCCTCAGTGATGCGGGCGTCGATATTTTCCATTGTTCAACACGTCGGTTCTGGGAACCGGAATTTGAGGGAAGTGACTTAAACCTTGCAGGTTGGGTGAGAAAAATTACGGGTAAGCCGGCCATTACAGTTGGCAGTGTGGGGTTGAATTCAGACTTCTTGCCGGAGCCAGGAACACAAAATTTTAAAAATGCAGAGCCAGCCAGTCTCGATAATCTGGTCTACCGAATGGACAACGGTGAATTTGATTTAGTGGCCGTGGGTCGAGCGTTAATTGCGAACCCGGATTGGGTCAACAAAATCAAAGCGGATCAGAGTCAGGATCTGATTGCTTATGAAAGTGATATGTTAAAACAACTGATCTAG
- a CDS encoding hydroxymethylglutaryl-CoA reductase: protein MQKIPRNKDNDYTCDMATERRRVITEETGAGLEHIGTYSIDPGLLPGNIENFSGVAQVPMGFAGPLQVNGEHARGEFYVPMATSEGTLVASYSRGMRIAREAGGIKTTVIDDAMQRAPVFVFEDARFAREFGRWVSAHFAQIKAKAEETTSSGKLINIEQYAAAKMCWLRFNFTCGDAAGQNMVSKATRHACMWILDQNPPGLEHFSLAANFDTDKKHSWVNNLHTRGKRVVAEIVLPDHLIKTVLNTSSQAMYRQRQLSNMGSIMSGAVNNGAHYANGITAMFIACGQDVANVAESSAGINYAEIRDNGDYYLAITIPSLVVATYGGGTGLPTQRECLNVLGCYGRDRVYKFAEIVAATVLCGELSLGAAVVADEWVSSHDAYGRNRP from the coding sequence ATGCAGAAAATTCCACGAAATAAAGATAATGATTATACCTGTGACATGGCGACAGAGCGGAGGAGGGTGATTACTGAGGAGACCGGCGCAGGGCTTGAGCATATCGGAACATACTCGATTGATCCGGGACTGTTGCCGGGCAATATTGAAAACTTTTCCGGGGTTGCGCAGGTACCAATGGGATTTGCTGGACCCTTGCAGGTTAACGGGGAGCATGCCCGTGGTGAATTCTATGTGCCGATGGCGACTTCGGAAGGTACGCTTGTCGCAAGTTATAGTCGTGGAATGCGAATTGCGCGAGAAGCTGGCGGAATAAAGACGACCGTTATCGACGATGCGATGCAGCGAGCACCGGTTTTTGTCTTTGAGGATGCTCGATTTGCGCGGGAATTTGGACGCTGGGTCAGCGCTCATTTTGCTCAGATAAAAGCAAAAGCCGAGGAAACAACGTCTTCTGGAAAGCTTATCAATATTGAACAATACGCTGCTGCCAAAATGTGCTGGTTACGATTCAATTTTACCTGTGGTGACGCCGCGGGCCAGAATATGGTAAGTAAAGCTACGCGACATGCCTGTATGTGGATTCTGGATCAGAACCCTCCGGGACTGGAGCATTTCAGTCTGGCTGCCAATTTTGACACGGATAAAAAACATTCCTGGGTCAATAATCTTCATACACGTGGCAAACGGGTTGTTGCCGAGATTGTTTTACCCGACCACCTGATCAAGACTGTTCTGAATACTTCTTCGCAAGCGATGTACCGACAGCGCCAGCTTTCGAATATGGGATCAATCATGTCTGGCGCGGTTAATAATGGTGCCCATTATGCGAATGGTATTACCGCAATGTTTATAGCCTGTGGTCAGGATGTCGCGAATGTAGCGGAGTCTTCTGCGGGGATTAATTATGCCGAAATACGCGATAACGGTGATTACTATCTTGCGATAACCATTCCATCACTCGTCGTTGCAACTTACGGTGGCGGTACAGGATTGCCAACCCAGAGGGAATGTTTGAATGTGCTGGGTTGTTATGGTCGGGACAGAGTCTATAAGTTCGCCGAAATTGTCGCGGCTACAGTACTGTGTGGGGAGTTATCGCTGGGGGCTGCAGTGGTTGCTGATGAGTGGGTCTCCAGTCATGATGCCTACGGACGGAATCGGCCATAA
- a CDS encoding tetratricopeptide repeat protein, producing the protein MKLLKSIALTLTIALSAPVAMAAPSSSWGSNESSLMTSAETKIDAKNYAAAIVDLKEIVADDPNDADAYNLLGYTHRKLKQYEQAEIYYQRALSLDPEHKGALEYLGELYLETDRIGKAHEMLARLDKACFFGCEEYDLLKDMINQKVSGVAVTGKADSSWR; encoded by the coding sequence ATGAAACTGTTAAAATCAATTGCACTTACATTAACGATTGCGCTTTCCGCCCCTGTTGCTATGGCAGCACCCAGTTCCTCGTGGGGGAGCAATGAGTCGTCATTGATGACCAGTGCCGAGACGAAAATTGATGCGAAAAATTACGCTGCGGCGATTGTAGACCTGAAGGAAATTGTTGCCGATGATCCCAATGATGCGGATGCCTATAATCTGTTGGGCTATACGCACCGTAAACTGAAACAATACGAACAGGCAGAGATCTATTACCAGCGTGCGCTGAGCTTGGACCCGGAACACAAGGGCGCATTGGAATACCTGGGTGAGCTATACCTGGAGACAGATCGAATCGGTAAAGCCCATGAGATGCTGGCGAGACTGGATAAAGCCTGCTTTTTCGGTTGCGAGGAATATGACCTGTTAAAGGACATGATTAATCAGAAGGTTTCCGGTGTGGCGGTTACCGGGAAAGCGGATTCCTCCTGGCGTTAA
- a CDS encoding helix-turn-helix domain-containing protein, whose product MDIGEVSKRTNLPASTLRYYEEKGLIASNGRNGLKRTYKSSVIQKLALITLGRNAGLSLDEIKDMLLPDGLKIDRAVLLNKADELDSRIAALTAMRDGLRHAAACQAPQHLECPKFLRILNIAGRRWGRPSRRRKP is encoded by the coding sequence ATGGACATCGGAGAAGTATCAAAACGCACCAATCTACCCGCCTCCACTTTGCGATATTACGAGGAAAAAGGCCTTATCGCGTCAAATGGTCGCAATGGCTTGAAAAGGACTTACAAATCCAGCGTCATACAGAAGCTGGCACTCATCACACTCGGACGCAATGCGGGTCTCTCGCTGGATGAAATCAAAGACATGCTATTGCCCGATGGATTAAAAATTGACCGCGCGGTACTGCTCAACAAGGCCGATGAGCTGGACAGCCGGATCGCAGCACTCACAGCCATGCGTGACGGACTTCGACATGCAGCTGCATGCCAGGCACCGCAACACCTTGAGTGCCCGAAATTCCTGAGAATTCTGAATATCGCGGGAAGAAGGTGGGGCAGACCTTCACGGCGGCGAAAGCCCTGA